The Takifugu rubripes chromosome 7, fTakRub1.2, whole genome shotgun sequence genome has a segment encoding these proteins:
- the gramd1a gene encoding protein Aster-A isoform X3 produces MLMCSCEKVDFNLTSPTIARLVFEAEQDNRNGGNSSNGSTASNSPRSTPGSSPSLRRRVLGGSRASESEVAGEKSSGGGCSDSPLPSIPSASSLSSAYPLAARHFTRNAKKMQSWYNVLSPTYKQRNEEFRRLFKKLPDTERLIVDYSCALQKDILLQGRIYLSENWLCFYSNIFRWETTITILLKDVTSMTKEKTAKLIPNAIQISTDNEKHFFTSFGARDRSFMMIFRLWQNALLDKSLSPKELWHIVHQCYGTELGLTSEDDDYVSPTAEHMNGLLPGDESVSVTDLLDFSAVSVSSTGSSLPALVPCSPPTLPLTANLGGSSPPPSASSLPLEVPSSSGCRLISDPVEPSLTSTYSSLSSTSVLASSSAPASATASFNLEEGYSLSESANQTMPSPPPSLGNLSTLDITNDDDLPTDPSNSSDTQEESGCEVESFCLDLSGRLHINTAVRMSVDKLHDLLFSVDTHFIQHLFSQRHFTDLSVGEWQQDSSSGNTTRVLSYTIALNNPLGPKTASVVETQMLHKSSARGECYVVDSEVITSGIPYQDYFFTVHRYCLTSINKHKSRLRVSSDICYRKQPWSLVKALIEKNTWSGIEEYYRHMENELLQNEVLTVTTGEAAVSGSKSPPSLRRRKRTCSRRQGEKEKEREVGGMGSGERADRGVREQRDRREGSETYLKLGERSRGGGQNNISTILLIVSFMICISLVVLVALNMLLFYKLYTLERAAHTLETWHSFSVADSPLPQTAAEWAQVLQLQRQFHQAQLSKWQQILQSSVTLLDQMKQSLEKLHSGIGVPELQHDAPDEPPAETQAED; encoded by the exons ATGTTGATGTGTTCCTGTGAAAAGGTGGATTTTAACCTCACATCTCCCACCATCGCCCGGCTTGTTTTCGAGGCCGAGCAAGATAACAGAAACGGGGGGAACTCGTCCAATGGGAG CACAGCCAGTAACTCACCGCGCAGTACCCCTGGGAGCTCTCCCTCCCTGCGTCGCAGGGTCCTTGGGGGAAGCAGGGCCAGTGAGAGCGAGGTAGCGGGAGAGAAGAGCAGTGGAGGAGGTTGTTCGGATAGTCCTCTTCCCTCTATACCCTCTGCCTCATCCCTTTCATCTGCTTACCCACTTGCTGCTCGCCACTTCACCCGCAATGCCAAG AAAATGCAGAGTTGGTACAAT GTACTCAGCCCTACCTACAAACAGCGGAACGAGGAATTTCGTAGACTCTTTAAGAAACTTCCTGACACAGAACGACTTATAGTGG ACTACTCCTGTGCCCTGCAGAAAGACATCCTTCTTCAGGGCCGGATTTATCTGTCAGAGAATTGGCTTTGTTTCTACAGTAATATATTCCGCTGGGAAACCACT ATTACCATCCTGCTGAAAGATGTAACCTCAATGACTAAGGAGAAGACAGCCAAGCTCATCCCCAATGCCATACAGATCAGCACAGACAATGAGAAG CATTTTTTCACATCGTTTGGAGCAAGAGATCGCAGCTTCATGATGATCTTCCGTTTGTGGCAAAATGCACTCTTGGACAAG TCATTGTCCCCCAAAGAGCTCTGGCACATTGTACACCAGTGTTATggcactgagctggggctgACTAGTGAAGATGATGACTATGTCTCTCCTACTGCTGAACACATGAACGGCTTACT GCCAGGTGACGAGTCGGTGTCTGTTACAGACCTCTTGGACTTCAGTGCAGTTTCAGTGTCCTCCACAGGCAGCTCTCTCCCGGCCCTTGTGCCCTGCAGCCCACCTACCCTTCCTTTAACTGCCAATCTCGGAGGCTCCTCTCCACCGCCCTCCGCCTCCTCTTTGCCCTTAGAGGTGCCTTCCTCATCTGGTTGCAGACTCATCTCTGACCCTGTTGAACCTAGTTTGACCAGCACCTACAGTTCACTATCTTCCACAAGCGTTCttgcctcttcctctgctccagccTCTGCTACTGCCTCCTTT AATCTGGAAGAGGGTTACAGCCTGTCCGAGTCAGCCAATCAAACAATGCCATCTCCACCCCCCAGTCTTGGAAACCTCTCCACATTGGACATCACCAACGATGATGATCTACCCACAGACCCCAGCAACTCCTCAGACACGCAGGAAGAGAGTGGAT GTGAAGTCGAGTCCTTTTGTTTGGACCTGAGTGGTCGACTGCACATCAACACTGCTGTTCGCATGAGTGTGGACAAACTGCATGACCTTCTCTTCTCTGTTGACACACACTTCATCCAGCATCTCTTCTCCCAGCGACATTTCACCG ACCTGTCTGTGGGTGAATGGCAACAGGATAGTAGCAGTGGAAATACTACCCGTGTTCTAAGCTACACCATCGCCCTCAACAATCCCCTTGGCCCTAAGACTGCCTCTGTGGTGGAGACGCAG ATGCTACACAAGAGCAGTGCCAGGGGCGAGTGCTACGTGGTGGACTCTGAAGTCATCACTTCAGGAATCCCATATCAGGACTACTTCTTCACTGTCCACAGATACTGCCTCACCTCTATCAACAAGCACAAGAGCCGCCTCAG agtTTCCTCAGATATTTGCTACAGGAAGCAGCCGTGGAGCCTTGTGAAAGCATTGATAGAAAAAAATACCTGGAGCGGGATCGAGGAGTACTACAGACATATGG AGAATGAACTGCTGCAAAATGAAGTCTTGACGGTCACCACAGGCGAAGCCGCGGTCTCGGGCTCAAAGTCACCACCCTCCCTGCGTCGTCGCAAACGTACCTGTTCTCGCCGACAGGgcgagaaggagaaagagagagaggtgggaggcATGGGCagtggagagcgagcagacaggggagtcagagagcagagggacaggagagaaGGCA GTGAGACCTACCTGAAACTTGGGGAGCGTTCCCGCGGCGGCGGACAGAACAACATATCTACCATCCTCCTCATAGTCAGCTTCAT GATCTGCATCAG CCTGGTGGTGCTGGTTGCACTTAACATGCTGCTGTTCTACAAGCTGTATACTCTGGAAAGAGCAGCCCATACACTGGAAACCTGGCACTCCTTCTCTGTTGCTGACAG tcCTTTGCCTCAAACAGCTGCGGAGTGGGCTCAggttctgcagcttcagaggCAGTTTCATCAGGCTCAGCTCAGCAAATGGCAGCAGATACTGCAGTCCTCTGTAACACTCCTTGACCAG ATGAAGCAGTCTTTAGAGAAGCTCCACAGTGGTATCGGGGTCCCCGAGTTACAGCACGATGCTCCTGATGAGCCCCCTGCAGAGACCCAAGCCGAGGATTGA
- the gramd1a gene encoding protein Aster-A isoform X1, giving the protein MFTPVEGPGITPAQPICVPTLTFLPPSSETESWSGSSSPKLSRSIHRSRNRTKKQNEKEQGYPPPQQWVKKAQIVMGASSPLLSQSMACDMEGQEQGQDSFSQDLLLPPSHSWSRSPSPRRGSRWSLRSLLSRDSDWESCSTASNSPRSTPGSSPSLRRRVLGGSRASESEVAGEKSSGGGCSDSPLPSIPSASSLSSAYPLAARHFTRNAKKMQSWYNVLSPTYKQRNEEFRRLFKKLPDTERLIVDYSCALQKDILLQGRIYLSENWLCFYSNIFRWETTITILLKDVTSMTKEKTAKLIPNAIQISTDNEKHFFTSFGARDRSFMMIFRLWQNALLDKSLSPKELWHIVHQCYGTELGLTSEDDDYVSPTAEHMNGLLPGDESVSVTDLLDFSAVSVSSTGSSLPALVPCSPPTLPLTANLGGSSPPPSASSLPLEVPSSSGCRLISDPVEPSLTSTYSSLSSTSVLASSSAPASATASFNLEEGYSLSESANQTMPSPPPSLGNLSTLDITNDDDLPTDPSNSSDTQEESGCEVESFCLDLSGRLHINTAVRMSVDKLHDLLFSVDTHFIQHLFSQRHFTDLSVGEWQQDSSSGNTTRVLSYTIALNNPLGPKTASVVETQMLHKSSARGECYVVDSEVITSGIPYQDYFFTVHRYCLTSINKHKSRLRVSSDICYRKQPWSLVKALIEKNTWSGIEEYYRHMENELLQNEVLTVTTGEAAVSGSKSPPSLRRRKRTCSRRQGEKEKEREVGGMGSGERADRGVREQRDRREGSETYLKLGERSRGGGQNNISTILLIVSFMICISLVVLVALNMLLFYKLYTLERAAHTLETWHSFSVADSPLPQTAAEWAQVLQLQRQFHQAQLSKWQQILQSSVTLLDQMKQSLEKLHSGIGVPELQHDAPDEPPAETQAED; this is encoded by the exons ATGTTCACTCCTGTGGAAGGACCTGGTATTACTCCTGCTCAGCCTATCTGTGTGCCAACACTGACTTTCTTACCACCATCCTCAGAGACAGAGTCCTGGTCCGGCTCGTCGAGCCCCAAACTGTCCCGTTCCATCCACCGTAGCAGGAACCGgaccaaaaaacaaaatgagaaaGAGCAGGGCTACCCTCCTCCGCAACAATGGGTTAAAAAGGCACAAATTGTAATGGGGGCATCGAGCCCTTTGCTCTCCCAGTCCATGGCCTGTGACATGGAGGGTCAAGAGCAAGGTCAGGACAGCTTTTCACAGGACCTGCTCCTGCCACCCTCTCACTCCTGGTCCCGTAGTCCTTCACCTCGCAGAGGGTCCCGTTGGTCCCTCAGGAGCCTGCTCAGCAGAGATTCTGACTGGGAGAGCTGCAG CACAGCCAGTAACTCACCGCGCAGTACCCCTGGGAGCTCTCCCTCCCTGCGTCGCAGGGTCCTTGGGGGAAGCAGGGCCAGTGAGAGCGAGGTAGCGGGAGAGAAGAGCAGTGGAGGAGGTTGTTCGGATAGTCCTCTTCCCTCTATACCCTCTGCCTCATCCCTTTCATCTGCTTACCCACTTGCTGCTCGCCACTTCACCCGCAATGCCAAG AAAATGCAGAGTTGGTACAAT GTACTCAGCCCTACCTACAAACAGCGGAACGAGGAATTTCGTAGACTCTTTAAGAAACTTCCTGACACAGAACGACTTATAGTGG ACTACTCCTGTGCCCTGCAGAAAGACATCCTTCTTCAGGGCCGGATTTATCTGTCAGAGAATTGGCTTTGTTTCTACAGTAATATATTCCGCTGGGAAACCACT ATTACCATCCTGCTGAAAGATGTAACCTCAATGACTAAGGAGAAGACAGCCAAGCTCATCCCCAATGCCATACAGATCAGCACAGACAATGAGAAG CATTTTTTCACATCGTTTGGAGCAAGAGATCGCAGCTTCATGATGATCTTCCGTTTGTGGCAAAATGCACTCTTGGACAAG TCATTGTCCCCCAAAGAGCTCTGGCACATTGTACACCAGTGTTATggcactgagctggggctgACTAGTGAAGATGATGACTATGTCTCTCCTACTGCTGAACACATGAACGGCTTACT GCCAGGTGACGAGTCGGTGTCTGTTACAGACCTCTTGGACTTCAGTGCAGTTTCAGTGTCCTCCACAGGCAGCTCTCTCCCGGCCCTTGTGCCCTGCAGCCCACCTACCCTTCCTTTAACTGCCAATCTCGGAGGCTCCTCTCCACCGCCCTCCGCCTCCTCTTTGCCCTTAGAGGTGCCTTCCTCATCTGGTTGCAGACTCATCTCTGACCCTGTTGAACCTAGTTTGACCAGCACCTACAGTTCACTATCTTCCACAAGCGTTCttgcctcttcctctgctccagccTCTGCTACTGCCTCCTTT AATCTGGAAGAGGGTTACAGCCTGTCCGAGTCAGCCAATCAAACAATGCCATCTCCACCCCCCAGTCTTGGAAACCTCTCCACATTGGACATCACCAACGATGATGATCTACCCACAGACCCCAGCAACTCCTCAGACACGCAGGAAGAGAGTGGAT GTGAAGTCGAGTCCTTTTGTTTGGACCTGAGTGGTCGACTGCACATCAACACTGCTGTTCGCATGAGTGTGGACAAACTGCATGACCTTCTCTTCTCTGTTGACACACACTTCATCCAGCATCTCTTCTCCCAGCGACATTTCACCG ACCTGTCTGTGGGTGAATGGCAACAGGATAGTAGCAGTGGAAATACTACCCGTGTTCTAAGCTACACCATCGCCCTCAACAATCCCCTTGGCCCTAAGACTGCCTCTGTGGTGGAGACGCAG ATGCTACACAAGAGCAGTGCCAGGGGCGAGTGCTACGTGGTGGACTCTGAAGTCATCACTTCAGGAATCCCATATCAGGACTACTTCTTCACTGTCCACAGATACTGCCTCACCTCTATCAACAAGCACAAGAGCCGCCTCAG agtTTCCTCAGATATTTGCTACAGGAAGCAGCCGTGGAGCCTTGTGAAAGCATTGATAGAAAAAAATACCTGGAGCGGGATCGAGGAGTACTACAGACATATGG AGAATGAACTGCTGCAAAATGAAGTCTTGACGGTCACCACAGGCGAAGCCGCGGTCTCGGGCTCAAAGTCACCACCCTCCCTGCGTCGTCGCAAACGTACCTGTTCTCGCCGACAGGgcgagaaggagaaagagagagaggtgggaggcATGGGCagtggagagcgagcagacaggggagtcagagagcagagggacaggagagaaGGCA GTGAGACCTACCTGAAACTTGGGGAGCGTTCCCGCGGCGGCGGACAGAACAACATATCTACCATCCTCCTCATAGTCAGCTTCAT GATCTGCATCAG CCTGGTGGTGCTGGTTGCACTTAACATGCTGCTGTTCTACAAGCTGTATACTCTGGAAAGAGCAGCCCATACACTGGAAACCTGGCACTCCTTCTCTGTTGCTGACAG tcCTTTGCCTCAAACAGCTGCGGAGTGGGCTCAggttctgcagcttcagaggCAGTTTCATCAGGCTCAGCTCAGCAAATGGCAGCAGATACTGCAGTCCTCTGTAACACTCCTTGACCAG ATGAAGCAGTCTTTAGAGAAGCTCCACAGTGGTATCGGGGTCCCCGAGTTACAGCACGATGCTCCTGATGAGCCCCCTGCAGAGACCCAAGCCGAGGATTGA
- the gramd1a gene encoding protein Aster-A isoform X2 produces MFTPVEGPGITPAQPICVPTLTFLPPSSETESWSGSSSPKLSRSIHRSRNRTKKQNEKEQGYPPPQQWVKKAQIVMGASSPLLSQSMACDMEGQEQGQDSFSQDLLLPPSHSWSRSPSPRRGSRWSLRSLLSRDSDWESCSTASNSPRSTPGSSPSLRRRVLGGSRASESEVAGEKSSGGGCSDSPLPSIPSASSLSSAYPLAARHFTRNAKKMQSWYNVLSPTYKQRNEEFRRLFKKLPDTERLIVDYSCALQKDILLQGRIYLSENWLCFYSNIFRWETTITILLKDVTSMTKEKTAKLIPNAIQISTDNEKHFFTSFGARDRSFMMIFRLWQNALLDKSLSPKELWHIVHQCYGTELGLTSEDDDYVSPTAEHMNGLLPGDESVSVTDLLDFSAVSVSSTGSSLPALVPCSPPTLPLTANLGGSSPPPSASSLPLEVPSSSGCRLISDPVEPSLTSTYSSLSSTSVLASSSAPASATASFNLEEGYSLSESANQTMPSPPPSLGNLSTLDITNDDDLPTDPSNSSDTQEESGCEVESFCLDLSGRLHINTAVRMSVDKLHDLLFSVDTHFIQHLFSQRHFTDLSVGEWQQDSSSGNTTRVLSYTIALNNPLGPKTASVVETQMLHKSSARGECYVVDSEVITSGIPYQDYFFTVHRYCLTSINKHKSRLRVSSDICYRKQPWSLVKALIEKNTWSGIEEYYRHMENELLQNEVLTVTTGEAAVSGSKSPPSLRRRKRTCSRRQGEKEKEREVGGMGSGERADRGVREQRDRREGSETYLKLGERSRGGGQNNISTILLIVSFILVVLVALNMLLFYKLYTLERAAHTLETWHSFSVADSPLPQTAAEWAQVLQLQRQFHQAQLSKWQQILQSSVTLLDQMKQSLEKLHSGIGVPELQHDAPDEPPAETQAED; encoded by the exons ATGTTCACTCCTGTGGAAGGACCTGGTATTACTCCTGCTCAGCCTATCTGTGTGCCAACACTGACTTTCTTACCACCATCCTCAGAGACAGAGTCCTGGTCCGGCTCGTCGAGCCCCAAACTGTCCCGTTCCATCCACCGTAGCAGGAACCGgaccaaaaaacaaaatgagaaaGAGCAGGGCTACCCTCCTCCGCAACAATGGGTTAAAAAGGCACAAATTGTAATGGGGGCATCGAGCCCTTTGCTCTCCCAGTCCATGGCCTGTGACATGGAGGGTCAAGAGCAAGGTCAGGACAGCTTTTCACAGGACCTGCTCCTGCCACCCTCTCACTCCTGGTCCCGTAGTCCTTCACCTCGCAGAGGGTCCCGTTGGTCCCTCAGGAGCCTGCTCAGCAGAGATTCTGACTGGGAGAGCTGCAG CACAGCCAGTAACTCACCGCGCAGTACCCCTGGGAGCTCTCCCTCCCTGCGTCGCAGGGTCCTTGGGGGAAGCAGGGCCAGTGAGAGCGAGGTAGCGGGAGAGAAGAGCAGTGGAGGAGGTTGTTCGGATAGTCCTCTTCCCTCTATACCCTCTGCCTCATCCCTTTCATCTGCTTACCCACTTGCTGCTCGCCACTTCACCCGCAATGCCAAG AAAATGCAGAGTTGGTACAAT GTACTCAGCCCTACCTACAAACAGCGGAACGAGGAATTTCGTAGACTCTTTAAGAAACTTCCTGACACAGAACGACTTATAGTGG ACTACTCCTGTGCCCTGCAGAAAGACATCCTTCTTCAGGGCCGGATTTATCTGTCAGAGAATTGGCTTTGTTTCTACAGTAATATATTCCGCTGGGAAACCACT ATTACCATCCTGCTGAAAGATGTAACCTCAATGACTAAGGAGAAGACAGCCAAGCTCATCCCCAATGCCATACAGATCAGCACAGACAATGAGAAG CATTTTTTCACATCGTTTGGAGCAAGAGATCGCAGCTTCATGATGATCTTCCGTTTGTGGCAAAATGCACTCTTGGACAAG TCATTGTCCCCCAAAGAGCTCTGGCACATTGTACACCAGTGTTATggcactgagctggggctgACTAGTGAAGATGATGACTATGTCTCTCCTACTGCTGAACACATGAACGGCTTACT GCCAGGTGACGAGTCGGTGTCTGTTACAGACCTCTTGGACTTCAGTGCAGTTTCAGTGTCCTCCACAGGCAGCTCTCTCCCGGCCCTTGTGCCCTGCAGCCCACCTACCCTTCCTTTAACTGCCAATCTCGGAGGCTCCTCTCCACCGCCCTCCGCCTCCTCTTTGCCCTTAGAGGTGCCTTCCTCATCTGGTTGCAGACTCATCTCTGACCCTGTTGAACCTAGTTTGACCAGCACCTACAGTTCACTATCTTCCACAAGCGTTCttgcctcttcctctgctccagccTCTGCTACTGCCTCCTTT AATCTGGAAGAGGGTTACAGCCTGTCCGAGTCAGCCAATCAAACAATGCCATCTCCACCCCCCAGTCTTGGAAACCTCTCCACATTGGACATCACCAACGATGATGATCTACCCACAGACCCCAGCAACTCCTCAGACACGCAGGAAGAGAGTGGAT GTGAAGTCGAGTCCTTTTGTTTGGACCTGAGTGGTCGACTGCACATCAACACTGCTGTTCGCATGAGTGTGGACAAACTGCATGACCTTCTCTTCTCTGTTGACACACACTTCATCCAGCATCTCTTCTCCCAGCGACATTTCACCG ACCTGTCTGTGGGTGAATGGCAACAGGATAGTAGCAGTGGAAATACTACCCGTGTTCTAAGCTACACCATCGCCCTCAACAATCCCCTTGGCCCTAAGACTGCCTCTGTGGTGGAGACGCAG ATGCTACACAAGAGCAGTGCCAGGGGCGAGTGCTACGTGGTGGACTCTGAAGTCATCACTTCAGGAATCCCATATCAGGACTACTTCTTCACTGTCCACAGATACTGCCTCACCTCTATCAACAAGCACAAGAGCCGCCTCAG agtTTCCTCAGATATTTGCTACAGGAAGCAGCCGTGGAGCCTTGTGAAAGCATTGATAGAAAAAAATACCTGGAGCGGGATCGAGGAGTACTACAGACATATGG AGAATGAACTGCTGCAAAATGAAGTCTTGACGGTCACCACAGGCGAAGCCGCGGTCTCGGGCTCAAAGTCACCACCCTCCCTGCGTCGTCGCAAACGTACCTGTTCTCGCCGACAGGgcgagaaggagaaagagagagaggtgggaggcATGGGCagtggagagcgagcagacaggggagtcagagagcagagggacaggagagaaGGCA GTGAGACCTACCTGAAACTTGGGGAGCGTTCCCGCGGCGGCGGACAGAACAACATATCTACCATCCTCCTCATAGTCAGCTTCAT CCTGGTGGTGCTGGTTGCACTTAACATGCTGCTGTTCTACAAGCTGTATACTCTGGAAAGAGCAGCCCATACACTGGAAACCTGGCACTCCTTCTCTGTTGCTGACAG tcCTTTGCCTCAAACAGCTGCGGAGTGGGCTCAggttctgcagcttcagaggCAGTTTCATCAGGCTCAGCTCAGCAAATGGCAGCAGATACTGCAGTCCTCTGTAACACTCCTTGACCAG ATGAAGCAGTCTTTAGAGAAGCTCCACAGTGGTATCGGGGTCCCCGAGTTACAGCACGATGCTCCTGATGAGCCCCCTGCAGAGACCCAAGCCGAGGATTGA
- the gramd1a gene encoding protein Aster-A isoform X4, translated as MFDTASNSPRSTPGSSPSLRRRVLGGSRASESEVAGEKSSGGGCSDSPLPSIPSASSLSSAYPLAARHFTRNAKKMQSWYNVLSPTYKQRNEEFRRLFKKLPDTERLIVDYSCALQKDILLQGRIYLSENWLCFYSNIFRWETTITILLKDVTSMTKEKTAKLIPNAIQISTDNEKHFFTSFGARDRSFMMIFRLWQNALLDKSLSPKELWHIVHQCYGTELGLTSEDDDYVSPTAEHMNGLLPGDESVSVTDLLDFSAVSVSSTGSSLPALVPCSPPTLPLTANLGGSSPPPSASSLPLEVPSSSGCRLISDPVEPSLTSTYSSLSSTSVLASSSAPASATASFNLEEGYSLSESANQTMPSPPPSLGNLSTLDITNDDDLPTDPSNSSDTQEESGCEVESFCLDLSGRLHINTAVRMSVDKLHDLLFSVDTHFIQHLFSQRHFTDLSVGEWQQDSSSGNTTRVLSYTIALNNPLGPKTASVVETQMLHKSSARGECYVVDSEVITSGIPYQDYFFTVHRYCLTSINKHKSRLRVSSDICYRKQPWSLVKALIEKNTWSGIEEYYRHMENELLQNEVLTVTTGEAAVSGSKSPPSLRRRKRTCSRRQGEKEKEREVGGMGSGERADRGVREQRDRREGSETYLKLGERSRGGGQNNISTILLIVSFMICISLVVLVALNMLLFYKLYTLERAAHTLETWHSFSVADSPLPQTAAEWAQVLQLQRQFHQAQLSKWQQILQSSVTLLDQMKQSLEKLHSGIGVPELQHDAPDEPPAETQAED; from the exons ATGTTCGA CACAGCCAGTAACTCACCGCGCAGTACCCCTGGGAGCTCTCCCTCCCTGCGTCGCAGGGTCCTTGGGGGAAGCAGGGCCAGTGAGAGCGAGGTAGCGGGAGAGAAGAGCAGTGGAGGAGGTTGTTCGGATAGTCCTCTTCCCTCTATACCCTCTGCCTCATCCCTTTCATCTGCTTACCCACTTGCTGCTCGCCACTTCACCCGCAATGCCAAG AAAATGCAGAGTTGGTACAAT GTACTCAGCCCTACCTACAAACAGCGGAACGAGGAATTTCGTAGACTCTTTAAGAAACTTCCTGACACAGAACGACTTATAGTGG ACTACTCCTGTGCCCTGCAGAAAGACATCCTTCTTCAGGGCCGGATTTATCTGTCAGAGAATTGGCTTTGTTTCTACAGTAATATATTCCGCTGGGAAACCACT ATTACCATCCTGCTGAAAGATGTAACCTCAATGACTAAGGAGAAGACAGCCAAGCTCATCCCCAATGCCATACAGATCAGCACAGACAATGAGAAG CATTTTTTCACATCGTTTGGAGCAAGAGATCGCAGCTTCATGATGATCTTCCGTTTGTGGCAAAATGCACTCTTGGACAAG TCATTGTCCCCCAAAGAGCTCTGGCACATTGTACACCAGTGTTATggcactgagctggggctgACTAGTGAAGATGATGACTATGTCTCTCCTACTGCTGAACACATGAACGGCTTACT GCCAGGTGACGAGTCGGTGTCTGTTACAGACCTCTTGGACTTCAGTGCAGTTTCAGTGTCCTCCACAGGCAGCTCTCTCCCGGCCCTTGTGCCCTGCAGCCCACCTACCCTTCCTTTAACTGCCAATCTCGGAGGCTCCTCTCCACCGCCCTCCGCCTCCTCTTTGCCCTTAGAGGTGCCTTCCTCATCTGGTTGCAGACTCATCTCTGACCCTGTTGAACCTAGTTTGACCAGCACCTACAGTTCACTATCTTCCACAAGCGTTCttgcctcttcctctgctccagccTCTGCTACTGCCTCCTTT AATCTGGAAGAGGGTTACAGCCTGTCCGAGTCAGCCAATCAAACAATGCCATCTCCACCCCCCAGTCTTGGAAACCTCTCCACATTGGACATCACCAACGATGATGATCTACCCACAGACCCCAGCAACTCCTCAGACACGCAGGAAGAGAGTGGAT GTGAAGTCGAGTCCTTTTGTTTGGACCTGAGTGGTCGACTGCACATCAACACTGCTGTTCGCATGAGTGTGGACAAACTGCATGACCTTCTCTTCTCTGTTGACACACACTTCATCCAGCATCTCTTCTCCCAGCGACATTTCACCG ACCTGTCTGTGGGTGAATGGCAACAGGATAGTAGCAGTGGAAATACTACCCGTGTTCTAAGCTACACCATCGCCCTCAACAATCCCCTTGGCCCTAAGACTGCCTCTGTGGTGGAGACGCAG ATGCTACACAAGAGCAGTGCCAGGGGCGAGTGCTACGTGGTGGACTCTGAAGTCATCACTTCAGGAATCCCATATCAGGACTACTTCTTCACTGTCCACAGATACTGCCTCACCTCTATCAACAAGCACAAGAGCCGCCTCAG agtTTCCTCAGATATTTGCTACAGGAAGCAGCCGTGGAGCCTTGTGAAAGCATTGATAGAAAAAAATACCTGGAGCGGGATCGAGGAGTACTACAGACATATGG AGAATGAACTGCTGCAAAATGAAGTCTTGACGGTCACCACAGGCGAAGCCGCGGTCTCGGGCTCAAAGTCACCACCCTCCCTGCGTCGTCGCAAACGTACCTGTTCTCGCCGACAGGgcgagaaggagaaagagagagaggtgggaggcATGGGCagtggagagcgagcagacaggggagtcagagagcagagggacaggagagaaGGCA GTGAGACCTACCTGAAACTTGGGGAGCGTTCCCGCGGCGGCGGACAGAACAACATATCTACCATCCTCCTCATAGTCAGCTTCAT GATCTGCATCAG CCTGGTGGTGCTGGTTGCACTTAACATGCTGCTGTTCTACAAGCTGTATACTCTGGAAAGAGCAGCCCATACACTGGAAACCTGGCACTCCTTCTCTGTTGCTGACAG tcCTTTGCCTCAAACAGCTGCGGAGTGGGCTCAggttctgcagcttcagaggCAGTTTCATCAGGCTCAGCTCAGCAAATGGCAGCAGATACTGCAGTCCTCTGTAACACTCCTTGACCAG ATGAAGCAGTCTTTAGAGAAGCTCCACAGTGGTATCGGGGTCCCCGAGTTACAGCACGATGCTCCTGATGAGCCCCCTGCAGAGACCCAAGCCGAGGATTGA